A window of Strigops habroptila isolate Jane chromosome 5, bStrHab1.2.pri, whole genome shotgun sequence genomic DNA:
CAGAGGAGATACAGTCAGGAACCCGTGCTCCAGTGCTCCTGGAGTACAAAAGTGCCGGGCAAAGCCCCTTTATCTGCGAGGTTACCTCCCGGCTACTGGAAACGGTCAATAGCTCCCGGCGTACGGTACCGGGGACGCCCCGAGTGCTTCCGAGGCTGCGGCAGGACCCCCCACGCCCCCCCAAAGCTGTTCCTGTAGTGATGGAGCCGTCAGGTTAACCCGCTGGGCGGGCGGGGAGGGCAGGCTCAAAACCGCCTCTCGTCCGTATGAACCACGGAGATGAGTTGCGATACGTGGCTTGTAGCACGCCGCGATTTTGAACGAGAGGTGAAAATGAGCGCAGGGGCCGGGGTGGGCTCCCCGCGACGACAGGTTTTAGCGGGGCAGGCGGTCTGTTGCGGGGGGCTGGGGTATTTAAAACTCTGGGCTTAAAATAGGCGCTGTGCAAAGGGGTTCCGCACCGAGGAGGGTTTAAAATGCGTGTGAGTGGACGAGAGTGCGCGAGCACCCTGAGCCCTTCCAAAACCCCACGAAAGCCCTAATGggttaaatatatataaatacatatatatataaagggGCCTTAAGGCTCCTTGTGTCTTCATCCTGCGTGGCCTAGTTCAGTTCTCCCGCGGGCGGCTGCCTGCGCACCCCGGGGCTGGAGCCGGGCCCTGCCCGAAGCCACTGCCGGCGGCGGGGCCACAGGGCGGGCGGGGCTCTCCGGTGGCCAGCAGGGGGCGCTGCCGCCCCGCGGATGCGCGCCGAGACCCGCGCCCGCGGCTGCCGCCACCGCGCCCCGCGCAGCGGGAGGGGGATGGGACGGGACGGGGCAAGGGACGGGACGGGGCTGCGCGTCGGGGCCGTCCCGGCGAGGTGCGCGCCCGCACTCAGCTCCGGTATTTTCTCCCGCTTCCTCCGCACATattgacatttaaaatgagCCGGACTCTGGCACGGATGGGTGCGGATACGGCTTCGTGTGTGAACCCGGggatttgctctttttttcccgATGTCCCGCGCTAGTAACGTCATTTCAGAACCACAAATCAAACCTTGCACAAGCAAAAATGGATGCGCGAAACAAAGCTGGGGATGCCTGCGGTTGTTGAACGACCGGCAGGGCTTGTGCAGCGCTGAGCGCAGGAACCGGCCGGGGGTGCGCGGCCAGGTGGGGGGGGTCGGAAGCGAGCGGCAACGATGCTCTGAATTAGCATCGAAATGATAAAACCAAAGCGACAGTCCCGGGTTAATGTTCCCCGTGGCAGCCGGGAGGGAACCCGGGCAGCGAGGTCTTTTCCCGGTCCCCCGCGGCCGCTGCAGCCCCGGCCCACCAATGAGACGGGCTCCCGATGGCAGCAACAGCGCTGGCCCAGCTTAGCAGGGACGAAATAGGAGTGTGAGGATTTCAGGGCTCGCGGAAACACcccgtgtgtcccccccactCGGGAGCCCTGGCTGCGTGAAGAGCGAGGCCCTATTCACACGGGGGTCCCGGTGCTCGGAGAGCCAGGGCCGACACAGATACTCCGTTGGATGAAATCCACCTGCGGTGGAGGCCCCGAGGTGCCCGATGGGGCAGGACCCCGGGGTCTCTTTGATCCCCGcagcccggcccggctcggctcAGCTCCGCGCTTCGCGGCCCAGGCTCCTGTCCCTCCCGCCAAGCATTGCGCTGTTGTGAAGGGCTCGCAGCACGCCTAGACATACTGACTGGGATTTAGGACGTCTAGAAAGGAATGAAATTAGGGATTTAACCCTCTCCTTTAATTCACAACCCCCCTCCAGACACGACCTGCCTTGGCCACCCCTCCTCCCCGCTGTGGGCACGGATCCCTAGGGCtgaaaagagaagggggaaacGGATCCCgcctggaaaagaaagttaagGGAAGGCTGAAACTTTCCTCACCGCTATCCCCCCTCCCGCGAAAGTTCATCCTGGATCAGCCCGTAAATTACCGTCTTACCCCGAGGTCTCCCGCATCTGAGACCTTCCTCGCATTTTCTTCTTGGCTCGGCTTTTAAAAGATGAGTATTAGTTTGGAAATCCGGAGCTAGTGCCTTTGAGGCCAGCCATGTAATTTGACTGCGAATGTAGCGCACCCCTCCCTCCGAGCGAGGCTGTCTCAAAGTGCTCTTGGAGCAGATCGGGGATTGCTGGGAAGGGAGCCCCTGCCAGATTTTCTCCTTGTAGACGCCAAGAGGACAGCGAGAGCAGCCTGTCAAGGCACTGGGTAGGAAAAGTTCAGGAGAGGAGCTTCGGGAGATGCTCCCGGGCAGCCTGGGCTGGAGCTCAGCGGCCCCGGCAGCGCGGGCACCGGCTCCGATGGGCTGCCCACGGAAAACGGCCGCGGTGACGAGTGGAAAAGGGATAGAGAAATTTAAAGTGAAGCGCAAAATCCTGGGAGCCCTCTTGGTGTTTGTTCTGACTGTCCCCGGCCTGTTTTCTCCTTGACAAAACCCAGAGAGAGCTGGTGCTCCCGAGGCTCTGCTTGCGGTTTCTCTGGCTGTCTGTGTCCACGCacgcacacacatatatatagatatatatatacacacatagatACATATATGCACGTAGCACAGAGAGCGAGCAGAGTTCGGTGCGGCGACTTCCAGGTTGCTGCGGCCAAGCCCACCCGCTTTCCCGAGCGAAACCGGACTTGGGCAAGGGGGAGCTCCCCGCTGCAGCCGCAGCCTCCAACGCTGAGCTCCGGAGCAACGAGACCCCCTTTCGGGAAGGGGTTTTAGGCTACAGGATATTTCATGGGCAGTAAAGAGGGGTCGAGGGAAATTTATCgagatgttttggggttttttttttgggggggttatCCCTGCTCTTGCGTGTGTGACGGGTTTTTTTCACACGGAtatatttctttccctccccaacTGGTAAATTACTCGATGCAATTTTCAAAGGAGCCCTGTGATTATGTCAGGATGTCtggagagtgaaaaaaaaagaaagggggggaggaTGGACTTGAAGTTTTTCCAATTCAGATTCATTCTGCAGTCCCGGAGCAGTGTAAATACGCAGATGCAGAACACGGGTCTTCCTAGGAGaggtttatcttttttttttcttttctttttttccccttcttttcagTGCTCAGGAGCTAAGACCCCTGTCGAAATCAGCACATCAAATACCGGTCGTATTTAGGGCGCTCTCTCATCCTGGCTCACGGCAATAACCCCAAATCCGTGCAATAAGAGCGTTACCGCCGGCTGAGGGGAGGGAAAGTTACACGGAAAAGGGGCGAGGGGActtaaaaagtcaaaatactGTCGGTTCACAAGGGAATCCACCGCTCCCCTCCGCAGCAAGCCCAGCGCAGGGGGCCGGAGCCCGCGTGTTTGAGGGCAGCGGAGCTTTTCCCAAACGGGTGAGACCTGGAGAAGGGCACCTCGCTGCAGAATGTGTCGGAAGACTTGAGTTACGACGTCCAAACATCCCTCTCACTTTGTCCCTGCAATCGTACGCACGTGTGGGGATGGGTGTCCATCCGGACAGCCGCTCAGCGCCTGGAGAACACATTTCCATTTCACACCGAGAGACAACTTCTCCCTTGCACGAAGTGCTCGCGGCGCGGGGGGCACAAAGGAAAACACGTCCCCAGCCCAAGGCGCTCAGACCCCGGCATCCCTGCATGCCCAGCACTGCTTTGCCACTTATATTTACCCCGTCGATTTGATATTGTGTTAAAAACACCCGTTAGCTGCAAACAGGCGCTTTTCGGAGCGAGGGAAGGCGAGGAGAGCTCACCTCGCTCTTTACTGCTAAAGAAGCGAGGACCGTTTAGACACCGATTTATTTATCATACTTTAATGCAGCGGAGTAACGGATTCTTTGTGCataaagtggaaagaaaatagaaaaacaatgTCCGGGAACGAAGGAAAGAAACGCTAGATTGGTTTTAAGACTCCCCTCGTCCCTTGGTTCAACAGAAACATTAATTTACATTAGCAATTCCGCATCTTTAAGATAAATTACACAGCGGCGTAATAGATTTAAAGTACGCCAGATTTTTTATCATTAATTGTAAATGTGCAAAATACCTGCTGGTACTTCACTTTAGAAGAATGTAATTGGCAAAAATGGGAGGCTGATGAATAGATAATAGATCCTTAACTACCAATAAACAGTAAGCACCAGCCAAGAGTATTAGGATGTGATCATAATTATTCTGCGGCCCCAGCCAATGGGAGGAGGAGAACTCAGCCCTAAAATCATCCCCGGGCCCAAAGGTAAACGCGAAAATACGGACAAGGCTGGAACCGGAGACTTGCTCCCCTGTCCCGTCTGCGAGAGCCCGGCGTGTCCCAGCTTTGCATAATGCAACCGCCCTCCGCTTTGTTTTCCGCACGGCGCGGTGCGGGGTGTGCGGAGGACAGAACTGGGGAGTAAATAAGTTCCGAGGACGAGGAGGGCGACCCGTTCTCTCACCGGGACGGAACCTTTCCCAAGCGGGGAATCTGTCTCTCCCGGACGCCCCGGGGCTGACCAAGGTAACCTCGCCGGGCTGAGAGCCCCCGAGAGGTGGCAGGGACAGGGTTGTCACGCTGGCGGAGCAGCCCCAAATCCCCACCCCAGCCCCCAGAGAGGAGATGCAGCACCCCGCGCAGCCCCCTTTTCCCCCCGACCCCGTCCCCGTACCTTGGTCGCCGGCCGCGGCGGCGGAGCGAGGcgcgggagcggggccgcgcTCCCCCCGCGCTGCCGGGCGCGCTCCCGCCGCACTCCGATCCGCGGCTCCATCCCTCCCGATGGCGCTGCCCGGCGCTCGCCTCCCCTCTGACGCACTTTAAAGAGTCTCCCCCTTCAACCTCAAGGCGAGTAATAGCGACCAAtcatcaagccatttaccagGCTTCAGAGGAAGCTGTTTATGTGATCCCAGCACTAATTAGGCTCATGAACTAACAAATCGTTTGCACAACTTGTGAAGGGGCCGATCACATCCATGGATTGTCTTTGGACttagggagggagggggggggggcgaCCGCCTTTTCCTTGCAGGAGGGAAACTTCTCccagcaactttttttttcccccttttttttttttccctccctgtgtgtgtgtgtgtgcgtggtGCGTGTGTGTGTCTCCCTTTTGGGTACCGCTGGCTGCCGCtgcctccttttcctccagccCCTGTCTATTTATGTGTGTATCTATCCCTCCTCAAGTCACTGCCTGCTGCAAACTTCCCCGGATCGTCTCCCGCGCACCGGAGAGAGCCAGGCAGAGATTCGGCCGGGGACTCTCGCCGCGGCAGCATGTTTCAGCCCACACCCAAGCGGTGTTTCACCATCGAGTCGCTGGTGGCCAAAGACAGCCCCTTGCCCGCGTCTCGCTCCGAGGATCCTATCCGGCCGGCGGCGCTCAGCTATGCCAATTCCAGCCCGATGAACCCTTTTCTCAACGGCTTCCACTCCACTGGCAGGGGGGTTTACTCCAACCCGGACTTGGTCTTTGCAGAGGCCGTCTCCCACCCGCCCAACCCGGCCGTGCCGGTCCACCCCGTGCCCCCTCCCCACGCCCTGGCCGCCCATCCGCTGCCCGCTTCGCACTCCACGCACCCGCTCTTCGCCTCGCAGCAAAGGGACCCCTCCACCTTCTACCCCTGGCTAATACACCGCTACCGGTATCTGGGCCACAGGTTCCAAGGTACGTGCaacttttcttctccctcccagaCACCCTTCCATCCTCCGGCCGGACCCCGCGATGCGGCTGAGGGGGAGAACCAGGGGTGGGGGGCGGCCGGTGCCCGGAGCCGAGGGCTCGGCTCGGATGGGCCGGGGGGCTTTTGTCCCTgatccccccctccccgccaaACTTGAGGAGCTGTCAGAGCCGTGGGGGGGGGGAGCTTGGGCTCTGCTTCGCCGAGCTGCTTCTCCCGGTTGGAgcggggcaggagggaagggaaggccGGCCGGGACTTCGGCGGCGTTCTCGCCCCGATtaaaagcagaggggaaaggtGGATGTTTTTTGTTCCGGTGGCTTAAAAGCTACGGAGGAGCCCCTGCAAAAGCCGCCctgaagggaggagaaaggaggggacGTTTAGGTTTCTCCGGGAAGACGGTGGTGCCCGAGGCCGcggggagccgccgccgccgccaccgcccccAATCCGGCCGCTGCCCTTGTTAGCGAGGACGGGGCAGAACTGAAACGAACCCCcgagaaaggagaaggaggaaggaaaataatggcAATGCTGGAGCAGCGTAGGGAGAAGGGACTGAGAGGAGAGCAGGTCTGGGGGCAGAGACCCATGCCGTCCGAAGGGGCAGGGGAGAGCTCCCGGCTGCCGAGCGATTAACAACTGGCTGGAGGAAAAGAACCGAATCCAATGGCGCACGATCAATAAAATCCCCCTTGTTTAACCCTTTGCAACCGGCAGCGCCTTCTCCGCAGGGTGAGCCGGTTTCTCCTGTAATGGGTCCGGCTCCTCTTTCGTTATACAcatacttaaaaaattaataataataaaaaaaaatcagcctccTTTCTGAGGGATCCATCtgcctatttaaaaaaatattattatttccccggtattttaatttttattacttcCAAACGAAAACAAGCCACCTGCGATACCCCTTTCCCCGGCCTTCTGCAGACGAGCCGTTGCATCCGGGTTGGGAAAGGAGCCTCTCTCTGTCTCCGAAGCCAGGCGGACAGGGATACAAAAAGGATTATTACCCTCTCAGAATAAAATTACAGGTTTCGCTCACCAAATTATTTGTCGCAGTCATCAGGCGCTTGGTAAAGAGCGGTAGATGAAAGGCGGAAATGTCCTGGTGTTGAGCCACAGCCTGATTTCAAACACACCCTCCTCCTCCAACGATTTTTAATGCACTTACGGAGAGAGACCCGCGGTGCCTTTCCCACCTCGGAAGGACCGACCCGGAGAAGCTGTACAGGGCCACCCCGCAGAGAGAGACCCACCAAGCCCCCCCGGGTGACACACACAGCACCCCCCCCGGGCCCATTCCGCAGCAGGCCGGCCGGGACGGCGGCTCCGTGGCCTTCCCAAGTTTGCTTCTTTATTTCCCCTCCGGTTACCTTCGGGACAGCAGGCATGGGCACGGCGGCAGCGGGAGTCCCCGCTCCGGGGAGCACACCCCGGCACAACGCACGGGAGCGGGGGGGAGAGAGAGGCCCCGGCCGGAGTCTTGGGCAAGGGAAACCGGAGGAGGCCGGGAGCGGGCTGCCGGAGCTCGGAGCTCTGCCGGGGCCGCACCGGGCACCGCTGCCCCGCCGGGACgatgtaaatatgtaaatagCAAACAAACAGGGAAAGATGTGAGGCGAGGGAAGGCGGGCAGCTGCCGGGAGAAGCCGCAGACACCGCAGCCGGGATCTGGccaattctttttcttgatttttccccctctccttaTTTCTCCCCGGTTgtgttttagtattttaatttctcccagtcctctccttcccctgctcatTCCCTTCCCTTATTTATCGAATGAAAATTCAATACCAAAAAGACGctgaaaataacagaatataaactatatttcagttttctcctgGAAGTAATGGTGGGAGGCAAAAATCCTTGTGCTCAAAACTCTTCTCGAGAGCGTTGGGGGAAGGTGTTTTGCTAATCTCTGTTTTACCCTGTTGCCCAGGGAATGAAACCAGCCCGGAGAGCTTCCTATTGCACAACGCACTGGCCAGGAAACCCAAACGGATCCGTACAgctttctccccatcccaatTACTGAGACTGGAACATGCCTTTGAGAAGAACCATTACGTAGtaggagcagagagaaaacagctggCACACAGCCTCAGCCTCACGGAAACTCAGGTAAGGGGGAAGCAAGGAGTGAGCAGTTGGGAAAGCGAAAGTGCTGGGATCCTCTTGGGAAAACCCACCCGGCCGGCCTGCAGATGCGGGTAAAAATATGGGCAAATGTGGGGAGTGTTTAGGCCTCCAGCCGCGGGCCGGTGGAGAGAAGTGAGGGGTCCTCCCCTCGCCTGTGTTGTTAGATCCTCTCCCGTTAGTGATAGCAGCCGTCTGCACCGGGAGCAGCGGTGCCTCGGCCGGGGGGGCCAGGAAACGGCGGTACCCTGGTCTCGGCCGGGGTCCACCCCCGGGATCCGTTCGGAGCAGGACCGGGAGCGGCGGGACCTGCCAACTGCATGAAAAAGGCAATGCTGTTCCTTGTTCTGCTGGATGCTGTGACCCTCAATAAGTAGTGGAATGCTAGCGGGGGGAAAGCCCCCAAAACAAGAGGCGGACTGAGGCCCCCCCCGCCTTTGGACCCTACGTCAGAAATATAGTTTCTTGGTTGATTTTCACTCGTTTCTAGCCCCGCGTCCGGCGGTGGGGACATGAGGAGCCGGTTCAGGAGGgcataaagatgaaaaatgtcattattaAGTATAAGGAATaccccccttcctctccccccccgCTGTCTGGCTGCGGGCCAGAACCGCACCGGAGACTATTTGTGTCGTCCATCTGCAGGGACGATTAGCCACGTTTCTGCTCCGGGTGTCTCGGGGTGAGAGTCTTGGTGGGTTCCGAGGCCGAGCACCCGTAGGGTGGCGGAGAGAGCCCGTAGGGGGAGGTGAGCGGGATCCCCCCCGACGGCAAGGACCCACGGCCGGTGTTCACGCGGTTTTCTCTTCGCTGGAAGAAAGGCTGAggtttggggggtgggggggtgggttggctggttgttgttgttgtgtcGGGCTTTTGTTTTGTGCCCTTCCAGGAGAGAGGGCTCCAGATGGGGATTGTCTCTGCTACAGTATGTGGCACTGTActtcaaataacaaaaaaaagagagccAAAATACCGAGCCGCAGCCTAGTTCAAAGTTCCCAGTAAACACAGCGTTCTCCGGGCGGATTAAGTTGtaacactttcttttctttccctctttttttttttttttttttttcctctctctcgCCTATTTTTTGTCTTAAACTCCTTTTCGTGGGGGAAGCAATAAAGAGGTTggagcttttgttttaaaacgTCTCCctaacaaaacaataaaaagggaTCGCCACTTTTATGAGGTTCTCCGAACAAGGGACCGGTCACAGGCTTATTTCTACTGGAAAGCTGTATTTAAGGTGGTCTTTGTGCTGCTTGATTCCGAAGCTGGTTGGGGTCTTTTGTCCGGATGTCAAACCCCCAGTCCCCTACAAATGAGCTCCCTTTTGGGAGATCAGCGTGCAGAAATGAACCGTCCTCCCCTTCAATTAGCAAactaaaagcaaattaaactcACCCCTTGTTCCCCGCTCAGCTTTTTAATGGGGGACTTTTGGAGAATatgaaaatgcagcagagatGTGTGTCCGGCCAGGCAGGTCTCTGTTCTGAAGAGGCAGCGAAGCGGGTTAAACCAGCTTATTAAAATGCTCCagttcccttttccccccttgcTGGGGCCTTTATCAGGCACTTTCAGACAGAACCAGAgtttaaactgctttaaaaaaaaaaaaaaaatgtttacctTTGGCCGCTACAAGGAGTGTGGCCAGCCCTGGAGATAGCTCCCCGATCAATACTATCTGTAATTAAAGCACTGAAGTCAGCTGCCGAATGGTTAAGTCAGATTTATTCCTCGCTGAACCATTTCAGAGGGCTATTTACGACGGCGCTTACAGGTTTCGCCTCTCTACGGTCGCTCCTGGACGGCGCGTCCAGGGGAAACGCTGCGGGGAACACCGGGCGGTTTTCTTTTCGGGGCTTTTACTTCCATTTTATTCgcttttccaagaggaaaagagCTCGTACCGCCGCTCCCCGTCCCCGTCCTGCCGCCCCTCGTCCTCATACAGCTGCCCCGTTAAGAGGGATGAGGCCTTAGCTCTGCTTTAGCGGGCCGGGCCGGTCGGGGGGTGCCGCCCGGGGGGATCCGGCAGCCGGCCCGGCCTCCCCCGCCGCAGCCTCCTGTCGCTTTCCCCGTGTTGGAGGCCGCGGGACGCCTCAGTGGGCCCGCTAACAAAAGCCGCCCCGACGGCGGAGCGACAGCCTGCCGCTGTGCAGCCACGCTTTGTCTTCCCCTCGTGGGGCGCC
This region includes:
- the EMX2 gene encoding homeobox protein EMX2 isoform X2, which gives rise to MFQPTPKRCFTIESLVAKDSPLPASRSEDPIRPAALSYANSSPMNPFLNGFHSTGRGVYSNPDLVFAEAVSHPPNPAVPVHPVPPPHALAAHPLPASHSTHPLFASQQRDPSTFYPWLIHRYRYLGHRFQGKSMVSEQTDKIQAAKVGRGRFRLTTEEKRDSSH
- the EMX2 gene encoding homeobox protein EMX2 isoform X1; its protein translation is MFQPTPKRCFTIESLVAKDSPLPASRSEDPIRPAALSYANSSPMNPFLNGFHSTGRGVYSNPDLVFAEAVSHPPNPAVPVHPVPPPHALAAHPLPASHSTHPLFASQQRDPSTFYPWLIHRYRYLGHRFQGNETSPESFLLHNALARKPKRIRTAFSPSQLLRLEHAFEKNHYVVGAERKQLAHSLSLTETQVKVWFQNRRTKFKRQKLEEEGSDSQQKKKGTHHINRWRIATKQASPEEIDVTSDD